The Rhodococcus rhodochrous DNA window GCGCGCCGCTCAGACTCGTAGTGCCCGGCCGGCGCGCGTCAGCGCCTCCGCATCGGACGCGACAACGACCTCGGCGAACCGCTCGCGGTAGTCGCCGAGATCGTCGCCGACCGAACCGACCACCGCGACCACCGGAACGTCGCCGCAGCGCGCGAGGAGCACTGAGACGATCTTGCCTGCCCGCGACTGGCCGTCGAGCCGTCCCTCGCCGACCACCACGAGATCGGCGGTGCGCACGGCGTCGTCGAAGCCCACTGCGTCGAGCACGAAGTCGGCTCCCGACCGCAGTTCGGCACCGAACCGCGACCACATCCCACCGGAGAAACCACCGGCCGCACCCGAGCCGTCGACCTCCCGCGGGTCGCGAGGGAGTGTCAGCGCGGTCTCCTCGAGGCGGCGCGTGAGCAGCGCGACGGCCGCCGCGTCGGCGCCCTTCTGCGGCCCGAAGATCCGTGCCGCATCGGTATAACGGGTCGTCACGTCGGACAGCACGGTCACGCGGGCCTCGCCGAGCCCACCCCGCTCGTCGATCGCGGCGATCGCACCCGCACCACCGTCGGTCGTCGCCGATCCACCGGCCGCGACGACGATGTGCCGTGCTCCGCGCCGGACCGCTTCGGCCATGACCATCCCGGTGCCGTAGGTATCGGCGATGACCGCGTCGCGCGGACCGTCGTGCGGGGTGGTGATGCCACTCGCGGTCGCCAGTTCGACGACCGCCGTGCCGTCCGACGACATCCCCAGCAGCCCGCGGCACGGTGCTCGCCACGGATTCACGGCCTCGACCTCGATCCGGGCGAGACCGAGCGGCCCGGCGAGTGCGTCGAGTGTGCCCTCACCGCCGTCCGCGACGGGCATCCGGATCGCGGTGTGCCCGGCGCTCTCCACACCGGAGGCGATCGCGTCGGCGACCTCGACGGCGGTGTAGGTGCCCTTGAAGCTGTCGGGGGCGATCAGGATGCGGGTCACCGGAGCACCCAGTCGAAGGCCTCGGCCTCGGAGCGGGCGCCCTGCCGGGCACGCGACCGGTTCGGTTCGTCCAGTTCGGCGACGATGTCCTCACCGAGGCGGACCAGAGAGCCGAAGACCTCCGGGTCCAGCCACGACGGACGGGTCGCGAAGAGCAGGTCCTCGCTCGCGGTGTTGCCACTCGCACCCGGTGCGAACGGGCAGCCGCCCAGGCCGGCGAGCGCGCCGTCGACGACGGTCGCTCCGGCGTCGATCGCGGCGAGGCTGTTGGCGACACCGAGGCCCCACGTGTCGTGACCGTGGTAGACGATCCGTCGGTCGGGGGATTCGGCGGCCAGCCGCGCGACCAGCGACGACACCTGGCCGGGCACGGCCTGGCCCAGGGTGTCGGCGACGACGATGTCGGCGGCTCCGTCGGTGCGCGGGTCGCACGCGATCTCCACGACGCGGTCGGGGTCGACCGGCCCGTCGAACGGGCACGTGAACGAAGTGGCCAGGCACAACTGGATGCTGCCGCCGACGGCGTGGGCGCGTTCGATCGCCGCCGGCATCGCGGCGATGCTGTCCTCGGTGTCGCGGCCGATGTTGGCGCGGTTGTGGGCGTCGGAGACCGAGAAGCAGTACTGGAACCGGCGGGCACCGGCCGCGATCGCCTTCTCGACGTGGCGCGGTGTGGCGACCCAGATCCAGCAGCGGTCGAGTTCCTCCTCGGTCAGCGCCGCCACGAGGTCGAGGGTGTTCGCCATCGGCGGCACGAGGTCGGCGCGGGCCAGGGACCCGATCTCGAGTTCGGGCACGCCCGCGGCGAGCAGCGCCCGGACGATCTCCACCTTGCGTTCGGTCGGGAGCAGCTTGCCGGTCAGTTGCAGTCCGTCGCGCAGCGTCACGTCCCGCAGGATCACGTCCGTGCGCGCTCGGTCACT harbors:
- a CDS encoding glycerate kinase family protein, with the translated sequence MTRILIAPDSFKGTYTAVEVADAIASGVESAGHTAIRMPVADGGEGTLDALAGPLGLARIEVEAVNPWRAPCRGLLGMSSDGTAVVELATASGITTPHDGPRDAVIADTYGTGMVMAEAVRRGARHIVVAAGGSATTDGGAGAIAAIDERGGLGEARVTVLSDVTTRYTDAARIFGPQKGADAAAVALLTRRLEETALTLPRDPREVDGSGAAGGFSGGMWSRFGAELRSGADFVLDAVGFDDAVRTADLVVVGEGRLDGQSRAGKIVSVLLARCGDVPVVAVVGSVGDDLGDYRERFAEVVVASDAEALTRAGRALRV
- a CDS encoding beta/alpha barrel domain-containing protein, which gives rise to MILRDVTLRDGLQLTGKLLPTERKVEIVRALLAAGVPELEIGSLARADLVPPMANTLDLVAALTEEELDRCWIWVATPRHVEKAIAAGARRFQYCFSVSDAHNRANIGRDTEDSIAAMPAAIERAHAVGGSIQLCLATSFTCPFDGPVDPDRVVEIACDPRTDGAADIVVADTLGQAVPGQVSSLVARLAAESPDRRIVYHGHDTWGLGVANSLAAIDAGATVVDGALAGLGGCPFAPGASGNTASEDLLFATRPSWLDPEVFGSLVRLGEDIVAELDEPNRSRARQGARSEAEAFDWVLR